TATAAGCATATCTCAAGTGCTATATGGCTCTTACATAACAAAATATACCTAACCAGATAGAACTTAAATTATTCACCTTTCACAAAAATATAGAAGGAATCATAGTTATAAAGCTATCTATATAAGGCAGTTTCTCAGCCTTAATTTGGTATGATAAAAAATCTTATGTTTATTTTTTACTGATTCCATTTTGCTCAAAAGTGATTCCCTATAGTTATTAGATATTTTCTCTAATATATACAGTAACTGAGTTACAGAAGATTTAATTTGGAATCACTTACCGAACTTTGATTTTTATGATTCCCGTTTTTGCTAGTTTAGCCTTTACTGATTCCCATCTGAAGCCATCTTTCATTGTAATTAGTAGGCGTATATTGCTGCAAAAATGAAAAAATCCCGTTCTAAGAGAAAGAGCTTTATTAAACTAAAGTGATTATTTGTCATAATCCCAAGTGCAATAGGAGGGTTCGGTTTTTATCTTTTTTATTGCTAGTCGATCGCCTGCTAACGCAGATTTAACCAGTTTTCCGCATTCAGAATTAGGTTTTTCCGCATAAAAAGTAGCAATATTACTAGCGCCAACATTCGACAAGCCCATATCACCAAGCTTATTACGCGCATATTCAGATTTTCTACCAGCAGGTGAACGCTTATCAAGCATCAATACTTCTTTAATACCTTCTACTTCCGAGCGTCTGACATAACCTATATCTATCATTTCTTCAATATCAAAGTCACTAACATCGCCATAACCGCATAATCTCCATACTACAGATTCATGAATACGGTTAAAGTAACCTTCTGCCCCGTCTATCAGTCTTGCTTCTATAGCTAGGGCTGCCATATTTTCATGATAGTTATCATTGCCATGTTTAACATCTTTGCAGGTAAGCGCTGCGTGTGAGAATGTCACAGCCATAGATAAACTAATGCCAACGCCTATTTTGCTTAATGCTGTTTGGAATCCCATTTAATAACTCTCTATCTAGTAAATTTTGCTGATTGTATCATCGTTATACTGAATAATTATCGACTTTTATATGCTTATGCAATAAAAAGGCAGACGATTAACGCCTACCTTTTAGCATTATTAATTAATACGGGTCACATATTAGGGAATGTGGGGAAAGTAGGAAAGTATAAGCTGTAGCCCTTACGTTTTAGGTCTTGATGGTTTTCCCTTTTAATTTCCGGCTAGGAAAGTAGGGGAAAGTGGCTTAATTAATGGACTGTTTTCCTCTCAACTTTCCCTTGCTTTCTCGTATCACTAGTAAAAAAGGAAAGCTTGAAAGCTATATAACACAAGGCATTACCTCTTAGCTTTCCTACTTCCCCCGTTTTCCCTACTTAGCGACTAACAATTCAGGTCTTAACTGTATGGTTCTCGCTCTACCACTCACCTTGACCTTGATGTAATTCTCACTTTCTAATACCTCAATCAATAAATCAAACGTACTTTTAAAACGTAAGGCTTTGGGTATGACCTTGCTTTGCACAGTAGAGTAAGCAAGCTGTTTAGCAGACGTTTTATGACAATACTTAATCAGCCAGTTAAGTAATTTTTGAGCGTCATTATCGCCAACCTGTGGCTTATCTGTGTACCTAATGCGCTCACTTATAGAGTAATCAGCAAGTTTTGAGGCTCTATTAATATCACTCGCTGATATAAAGCGCCTACCATCAAAAAAAGCCATGATTGTTGCTATGCGGCTGGTGTTTTCATGTAAGCGTTTGGTATAACCTGCATACTTTTCAAGCTTACCCCCTTTGCATAACTGGCTTTCTTTATACGTTTGATAGTCAGCAAGCGCTTGTCTTGCCTGTCTGTTTTCAAAAGGCATATTAAAGCGTTTAGGCTTGCCCTGCTCATCAAAAGGTTCATTTGCTGGGCTAGGTTTGAGTAAGTCATTACAGCGTTGATGATAGGCAATAAGGCGCTGGTCGCGGTCGGGCTGTGCGTCCATGCGTTCAGGGGTGTTATAAACCAACTTGCCATTCATATTGTCAGGAAAGGCAAAAAGAAATCTTGGCAATATCCCTTGTCCGTTCATGATCTCATTATTTAATGCCGGTTCAATAATTGGGGGTTGCCCTTGCAAGTCGAGTGTAAACCTAACCTCCTCACAGCCTGTCTCATCAATGGTGTTATAGCGAGGGGATAACAGCCTGTCAAAACTGCCACCACTCCATATATCGCATAGTTGCGCCATATTACTACTGGCGTTTTCATTGGTCATGCTGTGACCACTTAGAAATAAAGCCGCCTCCGCTGTTGACCATGCCACATTGTTGGTATTCCCCATCAGCATATTGTCTAAAAAGCCTTGAATAGTACCTGACTTAGCAAAAATGATAGTTTTCTTAGGTGGTGGATTTTCAAGTAACCATAATTCTAAATCTGCTTTTGGCGTACTTGCCTTTGCTGCTTTCCATTCATCGCTTGCTTGCCTATCTGTTTTTCGCTTTTCACTTTGATACTCGATAAGCGCCTTATGACTAAAATCCACCGTTCTACTCTTGCCGCTGCCACTTTCCCCCTCAGTTAATAAAAACAATGAGACGGGCATAAACTTATTACCTAGTGCATAAGGGGCGTTCACGTATTGCTGAATGATGGTCGATAATGCGCCTAAAATACATTGCCCTGCCATTGCAGGGGTTACTTGTGAAAAGTAAGTAAGAGCCGTTAATGCGTCTCTAAGTATCGTTCCCTCATTGCCCCATGCCTCTACTGGATAAGGGGTATCCTTGCTGTCAGGGTCGCTAATATCACCAAGCGTACTCCATGCCAACGCTGCCAAGTCGATTGTTTGAGCGTTTGCAATAACATTGCTCATCAGTTCGCCATCATTCAAACGGTTAATCATGGTATCAACGGTAAAGTAACAAACTGCATTAACGCCTGATAACCGCTTTTCTATTGCGTTCCTATATTCAGCCGTATCTGTAATTTTAATCGTTTTGATTTCTGCAAAGTGTCTTAATGTTTTATCAAAAAGACTATGATTGAGACAAGCCAGCACAGTCACATTGGGATCATCTATAGCTAACACTGTATATAGCGTTACTGCATCACTTAGAGTGGTCACTAGCCACCAGTCGCTATCATGGCTCATTGAACCGATAGTATAGGCACTAGCTTGTGTGGTGTCTGCTATAAAATGCGTATTTTCAGCGTTTGGCATGTGCGCTGCTATGTTGACGGGTTCGGCTTTATTGTTGAGCATTATTAGCCCATAACCGCCCTTAGTGCCCAGCGCGTTATCACCTTTACTGTTACCGCTATGGCTGCTAATATCTGCATGTAGATAGCGTGTGTTGTTAATATGGTTGGTTGGCAGTTCTAAATCATCATGTAAGCTATCTAGCTGACCTAAACTAGCATCTGGTGCGCGTTGCTCAACTGTTGCGTTATCAAAGTCTGCTATGTACTCAGCGAAAGTTAAACCGCCCGTGTCATCACCACGGGCTTTTTCATGGGTGTTTGTTTGTGTTTTAGGGGTCATCTAGTCCCCCTTATCAAGAAACAGTTAAAGTTTGCCTGATTTAACTTAATCATAGACAAGCAATCATCAGATAAGCCATTAATGACTTGATGGTCTGGTTTAGGATTGTTAATTTTTGAAGTCACGCTGATTGAATTAGGCATGATGATGCCCTCCTGAACGATTAGTGTGTTTGAGGTCAAGCATGAAAAAAGGGTAAAACGGGTCATTAACAATCGCGTTCAGACGACGGAACTTATTCCCCAAAAAGGGTATTTTATTAGGTTCACTTAACCCGTCATAACGTACGGCACTGTGTCCAGTGTCATAGGTATAACGATTACTACTTGTCACACTGTTATTCATGTCCGTGGTAACTTGCTGGGTGTTAATCAGGTCAGTTTTAGACACAAAAATAGCCAAAGATTGAGGACTTGGCTTTGCCCCTGAACGTGTTGCTGTGACGCTATGATAACCGCTGGTGTTGTCACTTGCAATCTGTTTTGCAGTGACGGGCTGGCAAGCCACCAATGATGTGAATAAGCCAATAAGCAAGCCGATAGCCACCACCCATGCCATAAAAATGATAAAGCTAGGTAGTAAACCGCGCTTGCCTGCCTGTTTGCCATTGTCTGCCATATGGTGGGGCTTTAGATTATCTTTGATAGGATTATTACCCATGGCGTGTCACCTCCGTTTGTGGTGCTGATAACATGCCGTCTAGTTGGTCGGCTAAGTCCTCACTGGTCGCGGCATTGTCTGATAGCGCCATGATGACCGCACTGATTACGCCACCTGATATCGCGCAATCTACTTGCACCGCTTGCAGTGCCATAGCTAAGTGTGAGGTATCAATCGCTAACAATACTAATTGTTCATTGATGCACTCTAAGTGGTCGGCTGATACGTTGATGTTATTCATGGTTACACCTCGCTAGCGGTTGAGGTGCTGGTATCTGTCGGCAGGGTGTGACTGTCTAGCCAGCCATTAATTTGAGATAAGCGCCATAGACTAGCCCGTCCGATTTTTACGGGAGCTGGAAATTGGTTTTGATTGATTAGATGGTAGATATGTTTAGCAGAGAAACCAGTGATACCACGTGTGGCGGCTTTGGCTGTGATGGTACGCTGTTGACCTGACTTTGTGGTGTAGGTCTTAGAGGTGCGGGCGGGCTGATTGGCAAGGTCTGCCATTCTTAAGTATTGGTCGTTCAATGTCATAATAGTTCACTCCATAGCAGCTAAAGGAATGTGAGGTAATGCCCTGCTATGAAGTGAATGTTAAGTGATAGGGCGGGGTAATAAAGGTCATATGACGGTCACATGACCCTAAAATAATTGATATGACCCTATTTTGTGCTATCACTTTTAGCTTGATTAGCTAAATCAATCCATTTTGCTATGAAGTTTTTAGTGACTGGTGTGCCATGTAATTCCGATGCTTTCTCTATCAAGGTATTAGTTTTACCCCTTGGCGCTGATAAGTTATATTTATTCTCTGTGAAAATAGTGTAAAGCATTCTAGCTACACCCATTTGTGACTTATAGGTCAACTCCTTATCCTTAGGTTGATGGTCTATTTGCTCTTTTAACTGGGCATTGAGAATACCTATATCTTGCTCTAGCCGTTTGACCTTAACGTCAGCGGCTGTCAGTGCTTTAGTATGTTTCTGTATTAGACAGGCGTTTTCAGTCTCTAACTTCTCGATTTTAGACTCTAATGTTTCTATATTGGTTTTGTTATCTATATGATTAATCTGCATCTTATTTAAATACTCTCTTAAATCCGATTTAAGTACACCAACTTTACCATTATCAATTATTATAAAATTTCGGGTATTTTGATGGCTGAATATGGGTGAAACCCCACCAGTTTCAAATAAAATGTCATCGCCTTTTTTAGGTTTGATACCGTTAGGTACATTTCCACGAATGTTGGATGAATCCAATTGATAAATGATGGCTTCGTGTAAATTTATCTCTTCTAAAAAGCCTTTAAAAATATTTACGGCGTCATTTCTATTTCGGAATTTAAAGTAACCCTTCACTTTCATATTAAGCGATTGCCATCCGCTTTCAGCTCTA
This genomic window from Psychrobacter urativorans contains:
- a CDS encoding DUF3987 domain-containing protein, whose protein sequence is MTPKTQTNTHEKARGDDTGGLTFAEYIADFDNATVEQRAPDASLGQLDSLHDDLELPTNHINNTRYLHADISSHSGNSKGDNALGTKGGYGLIMLNNKAEPVNIAAHMPNAENTHFIADTTQASAYTIGSMSHDSDWWLVTTLSDAVTLYTVLAIDDPNVTVLACLNHSLFDKTLRHFAEIKTIKITDTAEYRNAIEKRLSGVNAVCYFTVDTMINRLNDGELMSNVIANAQTIDLAALAWSTLGDISDPDSKDTPYPVEAWGNEGTILRDALTALTYFSQVTPAMAGQCILGALSTIIQQYVNAPYALGNKFMPVSLFLLTEGESGSGKSRTVDFSHKALIEYQSEKRKTDRQASDEWKAAKASTPKADLELWLLENPPPKKTIIFAKSGTIQGFLDNMLMGNTNNVAWSTAEAALFLSGHSMTNENASSNMAQLCDIWSGGSFDRLLSPRYNTIDETGCEEVRFTLDLQGQPPIIEPALNNEIMNGQGILPRFLFAFPDNMNGKLVYNTPERMDAQPDRDQRLIAYHQRCNDLLKPSPANEPFDEQGKPKRFNMPFENRQARQALADYQTYKESQLCKGGKLEKYAGYTKRLHENTSRIATIMAFFDGRRFISASDINRASKLADYSISERIRYTDKPQVGDNDAQKLLNWLIKYCHKTSAKQLAYSTVQSKVIPKALRFKSTFDLLIEVLESENYIKVKVSGRARTIQLRPELLVAK
- a CDS encoding helix-turn-helix transcriptional regulator translates to MTLNDQYLRMADLANQPARTSKTYTTKSGQQRTITAKAATRGITGFSAKHIYHLINQNQFPAPVKIGRASLWRLSQINGWLDSHTLPTDTSTSTASEV